The bacterium genome contains the following window.
GGGATATGCATCCGTTCAGGGGTAGCGGGGAAGGGCCGCATGACGGTCAGGGGAGATTTAATCGATAAAAAAATAGCGGCTGGAGGCGCAATGTCTCTTGACAGTCGCTTGAGCCCCATGGTGTGTGGCCGGAGCTCTCCGGCCACCTTGCCAAAGGCTTTGCAATTACTATAATTTAAGTATGATTTTCTTGAATAAAGACAAAAAGGAGATAAAATGGTTAACTTAACCGCGACATTACTTCTCTCAACATTACTTGGAGCCGCACAGGGCGGTTGCCAGATGATGCAAGGTCAGGGAATGATGAATCAAGGCATGATGGGCGCAGGCGGGATGGGCGCAGGCATGCATTATTTCAGGATGCTGCATAATCCGCAAATGATAGAGATTCTCAATTTGACCGAAGATCAGCAGACAAAGCTCAAGAACTTGAGATATTCACAGCAGGAGAACGCTCTCGAGATAAGGCAGAAGCTGGAGAAGGAAGAACTGGCGCTTTCGAAGCTGATGGATGCAGAAAATCCCAACAGAGCGCAGATAGAAGCAAAGATCAAGACCATCGGTTCCCTGCGAACGGATCTTGAACTTCTGCATGCCGGAATGATTTTTGAGGTGCAGAAGATACTTACGGCCGACCAGTGGAAGATGTTAAAGGATATGCGTGGCGGATGCGGCATGGGATCGGGCTTTCCTCAGGGCAAGCCGGGAATGCTTGAGGACGATATGGATATGCCAGGAATGCACAACTGATGCCTTAAAGGGCTTGACTTAACTAAAAAAAAGGATTAATATGACCGGATAATATCCGGTCATGTTTTTTTGACCCTTCAAACTCTAGGAGGAAGCATGAAGCGTATATTAACCGTGTTGCTTGTTACAGCACTTCTTTATATCCCGCTCTCTTTAAGCGCACAAGCCAAAGGCGGAGGTAAAATCCATCCTATGATGATGGGTCCCAAGCTTTCCAGCACCGTTCTTCCGGTAAGCGGAATCCTTAATCCCTTGACCGTTTCGGGTGAGATGCTTATAAATCTCTACCGCAACGTGCTTTGGCTCAGAACCAACCTCGTGTCGCTCTCTATCCGCGACAGCTCAAACTATTTCGGTATAAATCTGGGATCTCCGTTCGATATCGTCTTCATGGGAAGATACAAGCAGTGGAGACCTTATGGCTTCGGCGGATTAGGGGTATCGGTTAATTCGTTTGGAGAGAATACTTCTTACTGGGCAGGCGTAGACCTTGGGGGAGGAGCTTCCTACGAGATCTCACGAGGACTCCATCTTTTCGGCGAACTTGGCGGCAGACTTGGGTATAACGGTACGGCTTTTGATTACGGTATTTTCCTGGGAGCGGGTGCAAGGTTTGCGTTCGTCTGGTAGTCATAGAATTTCTTGACATTCATCTCCAGGTAGCTAGAATACACGTGTTGCGCCCGTGGCTCAACTGGATAGAGCATCTGACTACGGATCAGAAGGTTGGGGGTTCAAGTCCCTCCGGGCGTACTTAAATCAAGCAAAAAGCGGCCGCGGCCGCTTTTTGCTTGCAAGCTTCAGCTTGACATTCCTCAGGTTGTAACTATCCTTAGAACTAATGCTTAAGGGTACAGATTCGCAAGGAGTTGTGTTGTGATTGGCTCCGAAGAGCGCTGGATGCGCGAAGCGCTTCGGGAGGCTGAGACCGCTTACAGGGAAGGTGAAATACCTGTGGGCGCCGTAGTCGTTCACGAGGGAAGGATAATCGGTCGGGGACATAATCAGACCGAACGGTTGAACGATCCGACAGCTCATGCGGAGATTATAGCTATTACGGCTGCAGCCGCGGCATTGGAGTCGTGGAGGCTCGTGAATACTGCATTGTACGTTTCGGTAGAACCCTGCATTATGTGCTCGGGAGCCATCGTTCTCGCGCGCATTCCGCTTGTGGTTTTCGGGGCTCGTGATGCGAAATTCGGT
Protein-coding sequences here:
- a CDS encoding Spy/CpxP family protein refolding chaperone, translating into MVNLTATLLLSTLLGAAQGGCQMMQGQGMMNQGMMGAGGMGAGMHYFRMLHNPQMIEILNLTEDQQTKLKNLRYSQQENALEIRQKLEKEELALSKLMDAENPNRAQIEAKIKTIGSLRTDLELLHAGMIFEVQKILTADQWKMLKDMRGGCGMGSGFPQGKPGMLEDDMDMPGMHN
- a CDS encoding nucleoside deaminase, translated to MREALREAETAYREGEIPVGAVVVHEGRIIGRGHNQTERLNDPTAHAEIIAITAAAAALESWRLVNTALYVSVEPCIMCSGAIVLARIPLVVFGARDAKFGAVASLYKISEDERLNHRFEVKEGVLAREAASLMQSFFRDKRRNKDSGESDIKRASGGDEIY